Proteins encoded within one genomic window of Oryza glaberrima chromosome 12, OglaRS2, whole genome shotgun sequence:
- the LOC127756413 gene encoding cationic amino acid transporter 1-like: IIIYLNSRVGPPCTPISRARLSNLTADFAPFGFRGVFAASAVLFFAYVGFDAVSTMAEETRDPARDIPAGLVGAMAVTTAAYCALAATLCLMQPYREIDPDAPFSVAFSAAGMGWARYVVAFGALKGMTTVLLVSAVGQARYLTHIARAHMAPPCLARVHPRLGTPVNATVAMLAATAAIALFTDLGVLANLLSISTLFIFMLVAVALLVRRYYATGETARGDRNRLAGCLAVIVASSVATAAYWGLGGDGGGWAAYAVAVPAWLAATLFLQLRVPMARTPEKWGVPLVPWLPSASIFINIFLLGSIDGRSFMRFGVWTAALLAYYFFFGLHASYDTAKALAAEVAAGKVEEGGSKPAIEN, encoded by the exons attattatttatttaaactcGCGGGTCGGGCCCCCTTGCACCCCTATCTCCAGGGCCAGGCTCTCCAACCTCACCGCCGACTTCGCCCCCTTCGGCTTCCGCGGCGTgttcgcggcgtcggcggtgctCTTCTTCGCGTACGTGGGGTTCGACGCCGTCAGCACCATGGCGGAGGAGACCCGGGACCCGGCGAGGGACATCCCCGCGGGGCTCGTCGGCGCCATGGCGGTCACCACGGCGGCGTActgcgccctcgccgccacgctCTGCCTCATGCAGCCCTACCGCGAGATCGACCCCGACGCGCCCTTCTCCGTCGcgttctccgccgccggcatggGGTGGGCAAGGTACGTGGTGGCGTTCGGCGCGCTCAAGGGGATGACCACCGTGCTGCTCGTCAGCGCCGTTGGGCAGGCGAGGTACCTGACGCACATCGCGAGGGCGCACATGGCGCCGCCGTGCCTCGCCCGGGTGCACCCGAGGCTGGGGACGCCGGTGAACGCCACGGTGGCCATgctcgccgcgacggcggccatCGCGCTGTTCACCGACCTCGGCGTCCTCGCCaacctcctctccatctccacgctcttcatcttcatgctcgtcgccgtcgcgctgctCGTCCGCCGCTACTACGCCACCGGCGAGACGGCGCGCGGAGACCGGAACAGGCTCGCCGGCTGCCTCGCCGTGATCGTGGCTTCGTCGGTCGCGACGGCGGCGTACTGGGGgctgggcggcgacggcggcgggtgggcggCGTACGCGGTGGCCGTGCCGGCGTGGCTCGCGGCGACGCTGTTCCTGCAGCTGAgggtgccgatggcgaggacgCCGGAGAAGTGGGGGGTGCCGCTGGTGCCATGGCTGCCGTCGGCGtccatcttcatcaacatcttcCTCCTCGGCTCCATCGACGGCAGGTCGTTCATGCGGTTCGGGGTCTggacggcggcgctgctcgcctACTACTTCTTCTTCGGCCTCCACGCCTCCTACGACACCGCCaaggcgctcgccgccgaggtcgccgccggcaaggtggaggaaggcggcagcaagccggcg ATAGAGAATTAG
- the LOC127756414 gene encoding cationic amino acid transporter 1-like, whose amino-acid sequence METGPRLVERATARSAAAVEVNEVRGRSGAEMKRNLTWWDLAWFGVGAVIGAGIFVLTGQEARDAAGPAVVLSYAVSGVSAMLSVLCYTEFAIEIPDAGGSFAYLRVELGDFVAFIAAGNILLEYCIGGTAVARAWTSYFATLLNHRPNDFRIHAASLAADYSRLDPIVVAVIAVLSTKASSRFNYALSIAHLAVLVFIVAAGLSRWGCKRVYPRTCL is encoded by the exons ATGGAGACGGGGCCGCGGCTGGTggagcgggcgacggcgaggtcggcggcggcggtggaggtgaaCGAGGTGAGGGGGCGGAGCGGCGCGGAGATGAAGAGGAACCTGACGTGGTGGGACCTCGCCTGgttcggcgtcggcgccgtcaTCGGCGCCGGCATCTTCGTGCTCACGGGGCAGGAGGCCAGGGacgccgccggccccgccgtCGTGCTCTCCTACGCCGTCTCCGGCGTCTCCGCCATGCTCTCCGTCTTGTGCTACACCGAGTTCGCCATCGAGATCCCCGACGCCG GTGGGTCGTTCGCTTACCTGCGAGTGGAGCTGGGCGACTTCGTGGCGTTCATCGCCGCCGGCAACATCCTCCTCGAGTACTGCAtcggcggcacggcggtggcgcgcgcgtgGACGTCCTACTTCGCCACCCTCCTCAACCACCGCCCCAACGACTTCCGCAtccacgccgcctccctcgccgccgactaCTCCCGCCTCGAccccatcgtcgtcgccgtcatcgccgtcctCAGCACCAAGGCCTCCTCCCGCTTCAACTACGCCCTCTCCATCGCCcacctcgccgtcctcgtcttcatcgtcgccgccggcctctcaAGGTGGGGGTGCAAGAGGGTTTACCCGCGAACCTGTTTATAG